The Desulfovibrio desulfuricans DSM 642 genome contains a region encoding:
- a CDS encoding DegT/DnrJ/EryC1/StrS family aminotransferase, whose translation MNTPCYVTRPLMPTEQEYAAYVSRIFASQHLTNHGPLSQELEIRLAQFLETPRVNVCANGTIALQLGLHVLGMAGKTVITTPFTYVATLSALLWEGCTVVFADIDEETCCIDPKSIAERLTPETAGILPVHIYGNICDVDSLDALAKNHDLRILYDAAHSFGASYNNRSLLSYGDAAACSFHATKVFNTVEGGCLVTQTDEARNAFLLMRAYGHQGNQHFRLGINAKLSELHAAMGLCILDKVRENIAERSIVSAMYDALLPDKGLRRPALRQGLIWNHAYYPVILDDEKILERIVHTLAKDNIFPRRYFYPSLNTLPYIKNALPCPVAESVARRVLCLPLYAGLEEEIVERIAHCINHCLEG comes from the coding sequence ATGAACACTCCTTGTTACGTCACGCGTCCACTGATGCCAACAGAGCAAGAATATGCTGCCTATGTTTCGCGAATCTTTGCTTCCCAGCATTTGACAAATCATGGCCCCCTTTCACAAGAATTGGAGATTCGGCTCGCCCAGTTTCTGGAAACGCCACGAGTCAATGTATGCGCAAACGGCACCATAGCCTTGCAGCTGGGCCTGCATGTACTTGGCATGGCGGGCAAAACAGTCATCACGACACCCTTTACCTATGTTGCAACGCTTTCAGCATTGCTATGGGAAGGTTGCACCGTCGTATTTGCCGACATTGACGAGGAAACATGTTGCATTGATCCAAAAAGTATTGCTGAAAGGCTTACTCCAGAGACTGCTGGCATTCTTCCAGTACACATTTACGGCAATATCTGCGATGTAGATTCACTTGATGCACTGGCTAAAAATCACGACCTGCGCATCCTGTATGATGCAGCGCATTCGTTTGGCGCTTCTTACAACAACCGCAGCTTATTAAGCTATGGGGACGCCGCTGCATGCAGCTTTCACGCAACCAAGGTGTTCAATACTGTAGAAGGCGGTTGCCTTGTCACCCAAACAGATGAAGCACGCAATGCCTTTCTGCTGATGCGCGCCTATGGGCATCAGGGGAATCAGCACTTCCGGCTTGGTATAAACGCCAAACTTTCCGAGCTGCATGCCGCAATGGGCTTGTGCATTCTTGATAAAGTGCGTGAAAATATTGCAGAACGCAGCATTGTTAGTGCAATGTATGATGCCCTTCTGCCAGACAAGGGGTTGCGACGACCGGCCCTGCGCCAGGGCCTGATTTGGAATCATGCATATTACCCCGTAATTCTTGATGATGAAAAAATTTTGGAACGAATTGTGCATACCCTTGCCAAGGATAATATTTTCCCCAGGCGGTACTTTTATCCGTCATTGAACACGCTGCCCTACATCAAAAATGCATTGCCGTGTCCTGTGGCAGAAAGCGTAGCGCGCAGGGTTCTTTGCCTCCCTCTCTATGCGGGGCTGGAGGAAGAAATTGTAGAGCGCATCGCGCACTGCATCAACCATTGCCTGGAAGGTTAG
- the dsrB gene encoding dissimilatory-type sulfite reductase subunit beta, whose product MAFISSGYNPAKPMEGRISDIGPRKYNEFFPPVIARNFGKWLYHEILEPGVLVHVAESGETCYTVRIGGTRTMSITHIRELCDIADKYCGGHLRWTTRSNIEFMVEDKATMVALRDDLNSRKFDGGSFKFPVGGTGAGISNMVHTQGWLHCHTPATDASGPVKAVMDALFEEFKDMRMPAPVRIALACCINMCGAVHCSDIGLVGIHRKPPMVDHEWADQLCEIPLAVSACPTAAVRPTKVEHNGKKVNSIAIKEDRCMYCGNCYTMCPALPISDAEGDGVAIMVGGKVSNRISMPKFSKVVVGYIPNEPPRWPTLTKTIKHIVDVYAANANKYERLGDWAERIGWETFFKMTGLEFTHHLIDDFRDPAYYTWRQSTQFKF is encoded by the coding sequence ATGGCTTTTATTTCTTCCGGGTACAATCCCGCAAAACCGATGGAAGGCCGTATCAGCGATATTGGCCCCCGCAAATATAATGAATTCTTTCCGCCGGTAATTGCCAGAAACTTTGGCAAATGGCTCTACCACGAAATTCTGGAGCCCGGCGTGCTCGTACACGTGGCCGAAAGCGGCGAAACCTGCTACACGGTGCGCATTGGCGGCACCCGTACCATGTCCATCACCCACATCCGTGAGCTGTGCGATATTGCCGACAAGTATTGCGGCGGTCATTTGCGCTGGACAACGCGCAGCAACATCGAATTCATGGTGGAAGACAAGGCCACCATGGTGGCTCTGCGCGACGACCTGAACAGCCGCAAGTTTGACGGCGGCTCGTTCAAGTTCCCCGTGGGCGGCACCGGCGCCGGCATCAGCAACATGGTGCACACTCAGGGCTGGCTGCACTGCCACACCCCCGCGACCGACGCCTCCGGCCCGGTCAAGGCTGTTATGGACGCCCTCTTTGAAGAGTTTAAAGACATGCGCATGCCCGCCCCGGTGCGTATCGCCCTTGCCTGCTGCATCAACATGTGCGGCGCTGTGCACTGCTCGGACATCGGCCTTGTGGGTATTCACCGCAAGCCCCCCATGGTCGACCACGAATGGGCTGACCAGCTCTGCGAAATTCCGCTGGCGGTTTCCGCTTGCCCCACCGCCGCTGTGCGCCCCACCAAGGTGGAACATAACGGCAAAAAGGTGAACTCCATCGCCATCAAGGAAGACCGCTGCATGTACTGCGGCAACTGCTACACGATGTGCCCCGCGCTGCCCATTTCGGATGCCGAGGGCGACGGCGTTGCCATCATGGTCGGCGGCAAGGTTTCCAACCGCATCAGCATGCCCAAGTTCTCCAAGGTCGTTGTGGGCTACATCCCCAACGAACCGCCCCGCTGGCCCACACTGACCAAAACCATCAAGCATATTGTGGATGTGTACGCGGCCAACGCCAACAAGTACGAACGTCTGGGCGACTGGGCTGAACGCATCGGCTGGGAAACCTTCTTCAAGATGACCGGCCTTGAATTCACCCACCACCTTATCGACGACTTCCGTGATCCCGCCTACTACACGTGGCGTCAGAGCACGCAGTTCAAGTTCTAA
- a CDS encoding methyl-accepting chemotaxis protein, which produces MSIKLKVLLLSILGPTLLAILVFAYAMQSIWKSEEEAVLQSARGIVSMAESARQEMALKFNGVIKPLDEISRDKLVDAVPIITAIKMARQNASKLGYRFRVPKYSPRNPENTPNELEKSALDKIKSQGLTELVVRQPDAIHYFKPIALTAECMYCHGDPKGAPDPIGGIKEGWKEGEIHGAFEIIYSLDLAVERTRKAAVAIGTETVVILILIVCAVWFIMRNSLVNPLLRLQIFARQVSEGELDTQPKGSFKAELQALERSLTAMVSRLKEKILFSEQKTAEAEESEARATQHAQEASAARDDALKSRAAGMVEAANMLDGVVGSVTSASQEISAQVEQSSNFALSLSNSMNSVAAAMEQMNTSVHEVSTNAAQASSSSELVKVNANKELGEVRIMVEAIKSVQTMANSLKTGMSELGHQAEDIGKIMNVINDIADQTNLLALNAAIEAARAGDAGRGFAVVADEVRKLAEKTMLAVTEVGDAIKAVQQGTRNNVDSVDAAVEAISKVNGMAEGTGESISQITLHVNEMAGQIQVIARAVDEQTHASAEITQSISAADQNTSETSAALQEISTALIDLSQQSQVLESLITKLRNGAKQITAKLD; this is translated from the coding sequence ATGAGTATCAAGCTGAAAGTTTTGCTTCTATCAATACTCGGGCCAACGCTTCTTGCCATCCTGGTCTTTGCGTACGCAATGCAGAGCATATGGAAGTCTGAAGAAGAGGCTGTCCTTCAATCAGCACGCGGCATTGTCAGCATGGCGGAATCGGCACGCCAGGAAATGGCCCTTAAGTTCAATGGTGTCATCAAGCCGCTTGATGAAATTTCGCGCGATAAACTTGTTGATGCCGTGCCGATCATCACGGCCATAAAAATGGCGCGGCAAAATGCGAGCAAGCTTGGTTACCGGTTTCGTGTGCCCAAATATTCCCCGCGCAATCCAGAAAACACGCCCAACGAGCTGGAAAAATCCGCTCTGGACAAAATCAAGTCGCAGGGCCTCACTGAGCTTGTGGTGCGACAGCCCGACGCCATCCATTATTTTAAGCCAATAGCTCTGACCGCAGAGTGCATGTACTGTCATGGCGACCCAAAGGGTGCGCCTGACCCCATTGGCGGCATCAAGGAGGGCTGGAAGGAAGGCGAAATCCATGGGGCGTTTGAAATTATTTATTCTCTTGATCTTGCCGTTGAAAGAACCAGAAAAGCTGCTGTCGCTATTGGAACAGAAACAGTTGTCATACTGATTTTAATTGTATGCGCGGTCTGGTTTATCATGCGCAACAGTCTTGTAAATCCTCTTTTGCGGCTTCAGATATTCGCCCGGCAGGTTTCTGAGGGGGAACTGGATACGCAGCCCAAGGGCTCCTTTAAGGCGGAATTGCAGGCTCTGGAGCGCTCTCTGACAGCCATGGTGTCCCGCCTGAAAGAAAAGATACTCTTTTCCGAGCAAAAAACGGCAGAAGCCGAAGAGTCTGAAGCCCGAGCAACGCAGCATGCCCAGGAAGCGTCCGCTGCCAGGGACGATGCTCTTAAATCGCGTGCTGCGGGCATGGTTGAAGCTGCCAACATGCTTGATGGTGTTGTCGGTTCCGTTACCTCGGCATCTCAGGAAATTTCAGCCCAGGTTGAGCAATCCAGCAATTTTGCCTTGAGCCTCTCAAACAGCATGAATTCTGTTGCCGCTGCCATGGAGCAGATGAATACCTCTGTTCATGAGGTATCAACCAATGCGGCGCAAGCTTCATCTTCGTCTGAACTGGTAAAAGTCAATGCGAATAAGGAGCTTGGCGAAGTTCGTATCATGGTTGAAGCCATCAAGTCCGTGCAGACCATGGCAAACAGCCTGAAGACCGGAATGAGCGAGCTGGGGCATCAGGCAGAAGACATTGGCAAAATTATGAATGTCATCAACGACATTGCAGATCAGACCAACCTGCTGGCCCTGAACGCAGCCATTGAAGCCGCCAGAGCGGGGGATGCAGGCAGGGGCTTTGCCGTGGTTGCGGACGAAGTTCGCAAACTTGCAGAAAAAACCATGCTGGCCGTAACGGAGGTGGGCGATGCCATCAAGGCCGTGCAGCAGGGAACGCGAAACAATGTCGACAGCGTTGATGCGGCTGTGGAGGCCATTTCAAAGGTCAACGGCATGGCCGAGGGAACAGGGGAATCCATCAGCCAGATCACACTCCATGTGAACGAAATGGCTGGGCAGATTCAGGTCATTGCCCGCGCAGTGGATGAGCAGACGCACGCTTCTGCTGAAATAACGCAATCCATCTCTGCGGCAGATCAGAATACGTCCGAGACTTCGGCGGCGCTTCAGGAGATATCAACGGCACTGATTGACCTTTCGCAGCAGAGTCAGGTTCTTGAGTCTCTTATTACCAAACTGCGGAATGGTGCAAAGCAGATTACGGCAAAGCTTGATTAG
- the dsrA gene encoding dissimilatory-type sulfite reductase subunit alpha produces the protein MSKFATPQLDQLESGPWPSFVSDIKQEAAHRAANANNVEYQIPVDCPEDLLGVLELSYNEMETHWKHGGIVGVFGYGGGVIGRYCDQPEMFPGVAHFHTMRVAQPSGKYYHSKFLRDLCDIWDLRGSGLTNMHGSTGDIVLLGTQTPQLEEIFHELTHKMNVDLGGSGSNLRTPEACLGQSRCEYACYNTQDMCYQLTMDYQDELHRPAFPYKFKFKFDGCPNGCVCAMARSDFAVVGTWKDDIKIDQDAVKGYVGGEFAPNAGAHSGRDWGKFDIQKEVVDLCPSKCMKWDGSKLSIKTADCVRCMHCINTMPRALHIGDERGASILVGAKAPVVDGAQMGSLLVPFVSCEAPYDDVKEVIEKIWDWWMEEGKNRERVGETMKRLSFQKLLEVTDTPAAAYHVKEPRSNPYIFFKEEEVPGGWNRDLAAYRKRHQR, from the coding sequence ATGTCAAAATTCGCAACGCCGCAGTTGGATCAGCTTGAATCCGGTCCATGGCCGAGCTTTGTATCCGATATCAAGCAGGAAGCTGCGCATCGCGCGGCCAATGCCAACAATGTCGAGTATCAGATCCCTGTGGACTGCCCTGAAGACCTTCTGGGTGTGCTTGAGCTTTCCTACAACGAAATGGAAACACACTGGAAGCACGGCGGCATCGTGGGTGTGTTCGGTTACGGCGGCGGCGTTATCGGCCGTTACTGCGACCAGCCCGAAATGTTCCCCGGCGTGGCGCACTTCCACACCATGCGTGTGGCCCAGCCTTCCGGCAAGTACTACCACAGCAAGTTCCTGCGCGACCTGTGCGATATTTGGGATCTGCGTGGTTCTGGTCTGACTAACATGCACGGTTCCACCGGCGATATCGTGCTGCTCGGTACCCAGACCCCCCAGCTGGAAGAAATCTTCCACGAACTGACCCACAAGATGAATGTCGACCTGGGTGGTTCCGGCTCCAACCTGCGTACGCCTGAAGCCTGCCTTGGCCAGTCGCGCTGCGAATATGCCTGCTACAACACGCAGGACATGTGCTACCAGCTGACCATGGACTATCAGGACGAACTGCACCGTCCCGCCTTCCCCTACAAGTTCAAGTTCAAGTTCGACGGTTGCCCCAACGGCTGCGTGTGCGCCATGGCGCGTTCCGACTTTGCCGTTGTCGGTACCTGGAAGGACGACATCAAGATCGACCAGGACGCCGTGAAGGGCTACGTGGGCGGCGAATTCGCCCCCAACGCCGGCGCTCACTCCGGTCGCGACTGGGGCAAGTTCGACATCCAGAAGGAAGTCGTTGATCTGTGCCCCTCCAAGTGCATGAAGTGGGACGGCTCCAAGCTTTCCATCAAGACCGCCGACTGTGTGCGCTGCATGCACTGCATCAACACCATGCCCCGCGCTCTGCACATCGGTGACGAACGCGGCGCGAGCATCCTCGTGGGCGCCAAGGCCCCCGTGGTGGACGGCGCCCAGATGGGTTCGCTGCTCGTGCCCTTCGTTTCCTGTGAAGCCCCTTACGATGACGTGAAAGAAGTCATCGAAAAGATTTGGGACTGGTGGATGGAAGAAGGCAAGAACCGCGAGCGCGTGGGTGAAACCATGAAGCGCCTGTCGTTCCAGAAGCTGCTGGAAGTCACCGACACTCCCGCCGCTGCCTACCATGTGAAGGAACCGCGTTCCAACCCGTACATCTTCTTCAAGGAAGAAGAAGTGCCCGGCGGCTGGAACCGTGACCTCGCTGCTTACCGCAAACGCCATCAACGCTAG
- a CDS encoding MATE family efflux transporter codes for MTQLRGASAQQARPAPDLSTSPRAVWRLTWPQMLMMYLMFFMGFVAVWVAGQISADVQAALGMVNQCSILLMVVAMAVSSGATAAVSQSLGALKVMRAQRYIGTTVIGCMGLGLLVALAAALFSDGILRVLMVPDSIMPQTREMWAASMLGLPAQYLYASTGVMFRATRQVLPPLWVASGVCLCNLLACLGLGLGWFGMPNMGYMGLIWANVGAQYLGAVCNCVLLAHSGYLSRKSLPSLRWLRAGLPYLLKVALPAGAAQIVWQSGYMMLFVLVASLPSDSVNALAGLNAGLRVEALLFLPGMAFNMSVAVLVGNSLGAGKSAEARRVALNMVTLAAVAMSFMAALLWPFRQEVAHLLSQEPGTQAQIVSYLTYNLLSTPFSIASTVMGGVMTGAGATKYNLMIFGGSFWLVRLPLGWLLGHMLWGTASGVFVAMLVSQILQTSIMLYVVLFSDWTRFAMSRCRQPQTP; via the coding sequence GTGACACAATTACGCGGCGCATCCGCGCAGCAGGCCCGGCCCGCGCCCGACCTGAGCACTTCCCCCCGCGCGGTCTGGCGGTTGACCTGGCCCCAGATGCTCATGATGTACCTTATGTTCTTCATGGGCTTTGTGGCTGTATGGGTTGCCGGACAGATCAGCGCGGACGTTCAGGCGGCGCTGGGCATGGTGAACCAGTGCAGCATCCTGCTGATGGTGGTTGCCATGGCTGTTTCAAGCGGAGCAACTGCGGCTGTGAGCCAGTCGCTGGGCGCGCTTAAAGTCATGCGCGCCCAGCGTTATATCGGCACAACAGTTATCGGCTGCATGGGGCTTGGCCTTCTTGTGGCCCTGGCAGCCGCCCTTTTCAGCGATGGCATACTGCGCGTGCTCATGGTGCCTGACAGCATCATGCCGCAAACCCGCGAAATGTGGGCCGCCAGCATGCTTGGGCTGCCTGCGCAGTATCTGTACGCGTCAACCGGGGTCATGTTTCGCGCCACGCGCCAGGTTTTGCCGCCCCTGTGGGTTGCTTCCGGCGTGTGTCTGTGCAACCTGCTGGCCTGCCTTGGCCTTGGGCTCGGCTGGTTTGGCATGCCCAACATGGGCTATATGGGCCTGATCTGGGCAAACGTGGGCGCGCAGTATCTTGGTGCTGTGTGCAACTGTGTGCTGCTGGCGCATTCCGGCTATCTGAGCCGCAAATCCCTGCCCTCGTTGCGCTGGCTCCGCGCTGGCCTGCCCTACCTGCTCAAGGTGGCCCTGCCCGCAGGCGCGGCGCAGATCGTATGGCAGTCCGGCTACATGATGCTGTTTGTTCTGGTGGCGTCACTGCCCTCCGACAGCGTCAACGCACTGGCCGGTCTCAATGCCGGTTTGCGGGTGGAGGCCCTGCTGTTTCTGCCGGGCATGGCCTTCAACATGAGCGTGGCCGTGCTGGTGGGCAACAGCCTTGGCGCGGGCAAATCCGCCGAGGCCCGGCGCGTGGCCCTCAATATGGTGACGCTTGCGGCTGTGGCCATGAGCTTTATGGCCGCCCTGCTCTGGCCCTTCCGGCAGGAGGTGGCCCACCTGCTCTCGCAGGAGCCGGGCACGCAAGCGCAAATTGTGAGCTACCTTACCTACAACCTGCTCTCCACGCCCTTTTCCATCGCAAGCACTGTGATGGGCGGCGTGATGACGGGAGCCGGTGCCACCAAGTACAACCTCATGATTTTTGGCGGCAGTTTCTGGTTGGTGCGCCTGCCCTTGGGCTGGCTGCTTGGTCACATGCTCTGGGGCACGGCCTCGGGCGTATTTGTGGCCATGCTCGTATCCCAGATTCTGCAAACCAGCATCATGCTTTATGTGGTGCTTTTCAGCGACTGGACGCGCTTTGCCATGAGCCGCTGCCGTCAGCCGCAAACCCCGTAA
- a CDS encoding sigma-54-dependent Fis family transcriptional regulator yields MIILGDRDIKTLLLDLAQQRAVEDVLSLAVKSLGTACDSALVRIWLVEPDTACPTCADKSICAGRGRCLHLKASYGKSRTDGRLWTETELSGFYRFPLGSRKVGAIALTNKPLEVARIDGTEPWIADPQWIEREGIVSFAGQPLVCRGETLGVIAVFSRGMLEAGTLELLRMVADHIAYAIANARLFEIADASNQKKELENAHLREELCEARKFTGIIGESAAIKELREQIQIVGDTEATVLIQGDSGTGKELVAHELHKHSKRRNSPFIKINCAAIPQHLFESEFFGHAKGAFTGAINDHMGFFQLADGGTLFLDEIAEIPLELQGKLLRVIQDGEFRRVGEGKSRHTDVRIIAATNKNLKQAIQNKTFRDDLYYRLQVFPILMPGLKEREEDIPLLVRHFIGIFCKKNNRCAFDLTEEQMLRLRHYSWPGNIRELQNFVERMVITGRPEQALTYLALCGPADQAGKNSGETAAGPQKILTERQMRHMEKANLKAALERTNWLIYGNRGAAALLGIKPTTLISRLKRFDLYKLRPASISFDEPKDFSGAD; encoded by the coding sequence ATGATTATTCTTGGCGACAGAGACATCAAGACGCTCCTTCTGGATCTGGCGCAACAGCGCGCAGTGGAAGACGTGCTTTCGCTGGCTGTTAAAAGCCTCGGCACCGCGTGCGATTCCGCGCTGGTACGCATATGGCTTGTGGAACCGGACACCGCCTGTCCCACATGCGCGGACAAGTCAATCTGCGCGGGCCGGGGCCGATGCCTGCACCTCAAGGCCAGCTACGGCAAATCCCGCACCGATGGCAGGCTGTGGACAGAAACGGAACTGTCTGGATTTTATCGCTTTCCCCTTGGCAGTCGAAAGGTAGGGGCCATAGCTCTGACCAACAAACCGCTTGAGGTTGCCCGCATTGACGGCACGGAACCCTGGATCGCCGACCCGCAATGGATCGAGCGGGAGGGCATTGTTAGTTTTGCCGGGCAGCCCCTTGTTTGCCGGGGGGAAACTCTTGGGGTCATAGCGGTTTTTTCGCGCGGCATGCTCGAAGCGGGCACCCTTGAACTGTTGCGCATGGTTGCCGATCATATCGCCTACGCCATTGCCAATGCGCGTCTTTTTGAAATAGCCGATGCCAGCAACCAGAAAAAAGAGCTGGAAAACGCTCACCTGCGCGAAGAACTCTGCGAAGCGCGCAAATTTACGGGCATAATCGGCGAAAGCGCCGCAATCAAGGAACTCCGCGAACAGATTCAGATTGTCGGCGATACGGAAGCAACCGTACTCATTCAAGGCGATTCCGGCACGGGCAAAGAACTTGTCGCCCATGAGCTGCACAAGCACAGCAAAAGAAGAAACAGCCCGTTTATCAAGATAAACTGCGCCGCAATCCCGCAGCACCTTTTTGAAAGCGAATTTTTTGGTCATGCCAAAGGGGCTTTCACTGGCGCGATCAACGACCATATGGGATTTTTTCAACTGGCTGACGGCGGGACTCTTTTTCTTGATGAAATTGCCGAGATCCCGCTGGAGCTTCAAGGCAAGCTGTTGCGGGTCATACAGGACGGAGAGTTCAGGAGAGTCGGCGAAGGTAAAAGCCGACACACCGATGTGCGGATCATCGCCGCCACAAATAAAAATCTGAAGCAGGCCATCCAGAACAAGACATTCAGGGACGATCTTTATTACCGCCTGCAAGTCTTCCCCATCCTCATGCCAGGCCTTAAAGAGCGGGAGGAAGACATCCCCCTGTTGGTGCGGCATTTTATTGGCATTTTTTGCAAAAAAAATAACCGTTGCGCCTTTGACCTGACGGAAGAACAGATGCTCAGGTTGCGGCACTATAGCTGGCCGGGCAACATCAGGGAATTACAGAATTTCGTTGAACGAATGGTCATCACCGGACGGCCAGAGCAGGCTCTGACCTATCTTGCCCTTTGCGGGCCAGCAGATCAGGCGGGAAAAAATAGCGGCGAGACTGCTGCTGGCCCGCAAAAGATTTTGACGGAAAGGCAGATGCGGCACATGGAAAAAGCCAATCTGAAAGCCGCGCTGGAACGGACAAACTGGCTCATATACGGAAACCGGGGCGCTGCGGCCTTGTTGGGGATAAAACCAACAACACTTATTTCCCGGCTCAAACGGTTTGATCTGTATAAGCTCCGCCCGGCATCCATATCCTTTGACGAGCCAAAGGATTTTTCCGGGGCCGATTAA
- a CDS encoding dissimilatory sulfite reductase D family protein: MTPDQQKIVDFISEKNKTKFYFKDFLEIFPEKGPREVKKILTSMVQCEVMEFWSSGSTTMYGLKGAGKQSQAEGEG; encoded by the coding sequence ATGACGCCGGATCAACAAAAAATCGTTGATTTCATCAGCGAGAAAAACAAGACCAAATTTTACTTCAAAGATTTTCTGGAAATTTTTCCTGAAAAAGGCCCCAGAGAAGTAAAAAAAATTCTGACTTCAATGGTGCAATGCGAAGTGATGGAATTTTGGTCCTCAGGCAGTACAACCATGTACGGCCTCAAGGGGGCTGGAAAGCAAAGCCAGGCCGAGGGCGAGGGATAG
- a CDS encoding DUF2156 domain-containing protein: MSKTFTPVSLDARQQYYELWGRTPQRSLDYTLANLWGWQDYYGLEWCFEDNLCWIRQTRPYAVCWAPVGDWNAVSWKDLLPCGFNPEAHNINRVPEKLLEIWQRELPGLVDAEEDRGQWEYLYKQEELAELPGNRFHKKKNHLNSYVKTYGQPDYHTLDDAMVEDVLAVQDDWCQWHECEESPSLRAENEAINRVLSHWNCFTGLVGGSLYVDGKMVAFSVGENLDGANLGVHYEKGLNGFKGVYQTINCLFSRNAGAGFTYINRAQDLDEEGLRQAKMTYLPADFLRKYKVRIRKS, translated from the coding sequence GTGAGCAAGACCTTTACCCCTGTCAGTCTGGATGCACGCCAACAGTATTACGAACTGTGGGGCCGCACCCCCCAGCGTTCACTGGACTACACCCTGGCAAACCTGTGGGGCTGGCAGGATTACTACGGGCTTGAATGGTGCTTTGAGGACAACCTCTGCTGGATCCGCCAGACCCGGCCCTATGCCGTGTGCTGGGCCCCTGTGGGCGACTGGAACGCGGTGTCGTGGAAGGATCTGCTGCCCTGCGGATTCAATCCCGAGGCCCACAACATCAACCGCGTGCCGGAAAAGCTGCTGGAAATCTGGCAGCGCGAACTGCCCGGCCTTGTGGATGCGGAAGAAGACCGCGGCCAGTGGGAATACCTGTACAAACAGGAAGAACTGGCGGAACTGCCGGGCAACCGCTTTCATAAAAAGAAAAATCATCTCAACAGCTATGTGAAGACCTATGGTCAGCCGGATTACCACACGCTGGACGATGCCATGGTTGAAGACGTGCTGGCTGTGCAGGACGACTGGTGCCAGTGGCACGAATGCGAGGAATCGCCTTCGCTCAGGGCCGAGAACGAAGCCATCAACCGTGTGCTCAGCCACTGGAACTGTTTTACCGGGCTTGTGGGCGGTTCGCTCTATGTGGACGGCAAGATGGTGGCCTTCAGCGTAGGTGAAAATCTGGACGGCGCAAACCTTGGCGTGCATTACGAAAAAGGCCTCAACGGCTTCAAGGGCGTGTACCAGACCATCAACTGCCTGTTCTCGCGCAACGCTGGCGCGGGATTTACCTACATCAACCGGGCGCAGGATCTGGACGAAGAAGGCCTGCGTCAGGCCAAGATGACCTACCTGCCTGCCGACTTTCTGCGCAAGTACAAGGTGCGCATCCGCAAAAGCTGA